Genomic window (Rosa chinensis cultivar Old Blush chromosome 6, RchiOBHm-V2, whole genome shotgun sequence):
CTCCGAGGTCTGCAAGCAACGGTTGAGTGTGGAGGGTCTAAGCTTGATCTCAATTTTCTCCGTAGGGTATTGCCTAGATTCCCAAACTTACTCACATACCAACATAATATAAATGTTTCTATTATATTCTGGCCAGAATTACTTTAATTATCGTTCTTATGTCTGAATGATTCTATATAATAACCATTTACATATGTTTATTTTTGAACAAATTATTACCATTGCACAGAATATGATATATCAACTAACATATTGATTAATGTAGAATACCCAACAAGCTAAAAGCCCTACAATGATCATAAGATCCAAACAGCTGTAATACTACGTACCCAATAGGCAATGCTAGCTAGACTGTACAAACTTGGAAATGCAGAACCCTCAGAATGCAGCAGACCTAAAACTTCTAATTTGATTTCAGACTTTTGCAAATACAGCAATCCATTATTTCATTacaggaaaagaaaagtaaatgtTAGCTATAATTAGTGCGGCTTTATTACCTTCCAACTATCACAACACCAAATACATGATTAAACCTCTCACACTGACCAGCACAGCTAGATGCATCAATGCATCATGCATATGTACACACCCATCTCTCTTTTTTATCTCACAGCTTTTAGCTCTATGATAACTATTCTAACTGCCCATCAATACTCTCAGGCTCATCACATTTTGAATCAGTAAGTACTAAAGCACAGCGAATTATCTTTGGTATTTTCATATATGCTGACTACATTATAACTATATGAGCACAATCCTAGCTGTTTACAACTTCTTTTGTGGAGAATTCTCCTTTTCAGTTGCTGATCGAGAGTAATTTTATATAAGCTAGCTAGTCATATATAACAAGGTTTAAGTTGCTCGATCAGGGTGAGTATATAATCTAAATTTTCATGCTAAGTACTTTTCTGCAAATCTGTATGAAGATGATCAGGATCTCAAACAAGTACCCTTACCTGATTATTTCTAGTACTAGCTAGCTACCCACTTGAACACCTAATTGAGATTAAAATTATAGCGCGCGCGCCAAGATAGCCCAAACAAAAGTAATCAAGTCCTCTTGTAAGCCTTGGTACATATACTATCAGCTTAATTAGGTTCGACAATCCATAGCTGAATCCTTGTTTTCATTGAGTTTTTAAGTCTCAGGCAATATTTGTCTTTACATTTCCAAATTTCTTTTGTCGTTCAATCATATCCGTAATTGATTTGTACGAATTGCTCTCTTTTATATATTTCAGTCCTGAAACTTTGGTAAGGATGCTTGGGAAAGTTGTGTTCGTGTTGTTCTTGATCATTACATCAACAGCTGCCataggtggaggtggaggacgTGGCGGAGGAGGAGACGGTGCAAGTGGAGGAAGTGGCGGAGGTGGAGGAAGTAGAGGCGGTGGAGGGGGTGCAAGTGGAGGACGTGGCGGAGGTGGAGGAGGTGCAAGTGGAGGACGTGGCGTAGGTGGAGGAAGTGGAGGCGGTGGAGGGGGTACAAGTGGATATGTAGGAGATGGAGGACGTGGAGGCGGTGGAGGGGGTACAAGTGGATATGTAGGAGGTGGAGAACGTGGAGGCGGTGGAGGGGGTACAAGTGGATATGTAGGAGGTGGAGGACGTGGAGGCGGTGGAGGGCATGTAAGTGGCGATGTAGGAGGTGGACGTGGACGTGGAAGTGGAGGCACTCTTGGTTCAGCAGCAGCTGTGCTTTGTTACATGACCTTGCAATACTTGCTGTGATCAAATCCCCTTGGTTGGATCAGCAGTCGCTGTGATCAAATCTACAACTTACTTGTTTTGATCTCAGTCTTGAAAATCAGTAGCAACTTTATCTAGTGTAGATTTCAACACCTTGAGATGTTGTAGATTTCAACAGTGTTGTCTAGCTAATTCAGTTGTATTTCAATATTTACATTCGGGGTAATTCGATCGTAGTTAACAACATGTGAAGTTACAGACAATATATACACACGGGGAGATCTAATTCATATCAACAAGTTGAACTATGGAAGTCCGGACCTAAGTAAGTGAAATCTGTTTTGCCATAGTAGGCAATCATAATACCTGCATTTGTACCATTCTGTGTGGTAAAAGGAAGATAtggttattatatatatatatatatatatatatatatatatatatcttgtgtGTTTATGATAAACTGGAATATGATGCCTTGttttttctccattttcatgTCGAAAATATGAGAAAGTATGAATTCGATCATTAGTGTCAAAATGATTCATTCACTCACCTACAATGTGcagaaatcaaaataaaaaataaaaaaattcattgaAGTCATGTTAGTTTATGACTTTATTCTCACTAACCATAATTCATTAGCGGTACAGTAAGTAAATTTACTCATATTGAAACCCAATTTTGATTAACATATCTTTAACATATATCAAAGACGATAATCTACTATTGAAAAGAAGCTACCTGAGTCAGAGATGATAGGAGTTTTTGGCGGTCATGAGTCATGACTGATCTCTGCTTTCTTCTAGCTACAACTAGTGGGCAAATAATGCATGCGTTATAATTACCTCGTAATAACAATGAAGCATtttcaatattaattgttataATAACATAATTAATTCATTGCTCCTTATCTTCCACAAACAAATTCATCTACAAATAATGTTAAGTATTGGACTCTTTTTGGTTGTATGCAGTGAAGCTATGAACAAGACCAACCCATTCGGCATCGCACTCCAATCTGGTATTCCTTCTAATGGTACTTGGTGAAAAAACAAATACCATGTAAGATTCATAGGGGACCACCAGACCACCAAAGTCGTGTTTATGTGTTTTACAGTGAATGTTGAGACTTGAGGGAACTCCACGCGAACTCGGAAACAACTCATTAGGTGATGTTAACATGCACTTTTGCATTTACGCTCCAGAAACTCACGTAACATTTCTCCAATTTCTTTGCTGAACGACGATTTATTAGGCTTAATCCTCAATCGGGTGACCGAGTCAGATGATAGAAATCGGTGTTGGAGGTGTGCAAGCAATGGCTGAAGGTCAAGGGCCTAACCCGAACATCGGTTCGTTTTTCCGATCTCGATTATCTCCCTCGGTTTCCAAACCTAGTCACGTTTGAGACAACATCACAGTGTATCTCCAAGACCCATATCGAATTCTTAGCCCAAACATGTCCCAAAATCGAGGTCATCAACTTCAACAGCCCGGTGTTTCTCAGCAACCTATTTCCGCTCGACAATCTTGATGTAGAACGAATGGCAGCCCGATTTGAAGAACAATTCGATTGTGCAAAAggaggaaaaggaaaaggaaaacgaAAGTTACTATTGCAACTTTCGCATTTGGTGTCCGATTCGATCGTGCcatagctttccggaaagggaatcgcgctaGAAACAAAACACGTGGCAATGCCAAGTTGTGTGGGCTTTTTCGAGCTTTCAGGGTCGTTTAGGGCGTCAAAAAATGCAAGTTACTGTTTTCAGAATTTTCAGtttcctagtttgttttgggtttgttttatttttacccgtgggttttagagtttcattgttagtcactctagggtttcttttcttatatataagcaaccttaaacacGGCTGCATAATTATCTATTATCTTTTTTATCAATCAACTagagaattttcttttttatctctggtggactctagAACACtttgtttaggtttattgcttgtaaacctaggttacTGTTCCGACTGGGTCAAATCTACTCGCTCTGTCAAAGCTATCCAAGGTTTAGCTCAGAAGGAGAAGGTTTATAGACGAAGCTGTTTGGTTTACCAAGGCACAAAACTTGACGTATTTGGATTTGGGGCATTGCTTCCAAGGTGACGGCTTCCTTAAAGCATTTGGGGCGTCTCGCAACAGTTCCGATGTGGAAAACTGTTGGGGGATCACAGACGACAGTCTAGCACTTTTGGCAAATGGGGCTTCCTCAAAAACCCTCAAGAAATTGGTGCTTGCTTGCTGCTCAAGCATCACCGATTATGGGGTCTCTCCGTCTCTCTTTTGCAGGAAATGTGTTGCTTGGAAGAGCTGAATTTGGAAAGCTGTGGGGATAAAGTCAAGAAATTGAACTTGAGTTGGCTGCGCAATGTCTCCGACCAAAGCATTGTTGCTCTGGCTGAGAATTGCCACAACTTGGAGACGCTAGACTTAACTGGATGTTGTGTGACTAGTGCTTGTATTCGTGCATTCTCGAGTCACAGGTGCTTAGAATCTCTTGTTATGAGCTTAAATATGCATCTTCATTGGGGTGATGTGAAACACATGGCGCTTGGATGCCAGTCGTTGAAGACTACTACTACTATTGTGACGAGTGGAAATTATGTTTCCATCATTCCGTGTTGACTAGAGCGCCACAAAGCCTCCGCAAATTTCTGAGGGTGGTTAGGAGATGATGGCTCAAACTTCACCAAAGTTTGTGAGAGTTTGGTTCTGTTACTTCATTCACCTCCGCAACTTGCATGTTTTAATCTGAGTCTTCGTGTTTTTCTCCGTTGAGATTTCAGAAAGCTTGAGATGTTatagttcaaatttcaaaagcaGCTGTAATTCAGTTTTTAATAAAGATTCGTGTATACCAGGTGTACTTAAATCCCAAGTATAGTTCATATGACATCTTTTAACTCAGATCAGAACCTCAGTATATTACCCAACAAACTTTCATGTCCTGGTTCCTTGTCAACAATTCTGTCATCGATTTGATTCATAATGGCTTCTCCATTCCTGTCTGAACAGGGATGAGCCACATCTGCAAATTACCCTTTCACTTTCTCCTGCAGTAATAAAATCCAGCACCTGAATACCAGCAGTTCAATTTAGCTTATGCACAACATTTTTGCCAAAACCCAACGAAATCTTTCAGTACAACATTAGTATAATCTGCAATGACCAAAGATAGAATGACAAAGATTCCACTAAGTTGAACAATGAAGATGCACCATTACTCAGATTTAGGAATTGAGTTTCTACAACCGAACCACAACTGATCGCCTGAACCATTTGACCAAGTAAATTGTAGGGGTTGCAACAAGTTCATACTTCCGAGAATACAAAGTAGAAGAAGAGACAGATATGTTACAACACATCATTGTCTTGGACTAATACAGTTCATTTGGGATCTCTTCAAAGTTATAACTCTCAAGCATTGCCAGTTAAGCTCTTGGAGCAAATCAGcgctttctctttctcttgtggTTTTTAGTTTCATCAGTGACTTTGGGGTCTGGATCTGACTGTGAAGATAGCAATTTGGCCCCCACAGCACAACTCCATAGAGCCCTTTCTACATCTGATGGTGTGAAGGTTTCCCCTTCTGCACTCAATTCCTGCACACAATCCTCCAACAGATCAGATGCTTATGGTAGCAGAACATTTAATCGATGAAAGGGCAAAGCTCTATAAGTTGGATAAAAAATTTGACTAGTTATATGATTCATTTTACGTCGATGCACTCACATaccatgaaaatgaaaaagtttTTTTCTGATTACCTCCAAACTAAGCTATTACTAATCTAACTAACAGTTGCTTTGACCAATAAGGCAATGCTGTCAGATGTGCAGTAATCAAAACTAAAAGAGATATCTGAAACAATTTCGTAAGGTTAAAGTAGAACTCAAGACATTTGATCTTGTTTCTGCGTGAGTCAAAAGTTTCTTCATGAAAAATCAGTTAGTTCTAACTTCTAAATAATGATTGTTTTAGATCAATTCATCATAAACCGGTAAACCCAATTACATTTACCATACTCCCTCTTCTCAAAAACCATGGGCATTTACAAACTCGGTCATCTAAGATGATACTCTAATACGAAAAAATGGGCAAGTACACTCTACCCGCATCAAGAAATGACTTCTATAATTACAACGATAAACAGTCTGTAATGGTCGTGAGTAAGACTGACCTTTGCTTTTTTCTGCAACTTATCTGCAAACAACAGATACTGCTTAAGTGAATAGTCCTTGCTATTTCCAAGAGCTGCCTCCATAGCCTTTCCATCAATTACCAACAACACGActttcaaaatccaaaaccaatagCACCTACCGAAATCAAGTCACCATACAAAGCCTAAAACGCACCTCGTCGGACATGAAAGGCGCCACATCCGGCGCATAAGCTGCCAGAACAGCCGAGGCCGTGGCCGGTCCCACTCCTTTCAGCACAGTGAGCTCAGAGACCGCCTTTGAGAGATCAGGAAGCGACCCAAACGCCTTCTCTGAAGCCAATTTCACCACCGATTCGTCCAATGCCGAAACGAAATCCAACAGCCTCGGCCTCAACAATTCACAATCCAACATTTCACACGCTCTTCACTCTTCCATACCAAATTAAATTGAAATACACACAATATATGCAAGTAATGGAATTAATGTAGAGATTAAGAGGTGGTACCGCCACTTGCCACGTGTGAGCTTCCAGCGCATGAGATCGGAGAGCTCGGAGGTGGTGAGGTGGGGGTTAGGGTTCCGGTGGCGGAGGAGAGGAGGGAGCTGGTTGCGGTAAAAGTCGTCCAGGGAAATCAAATCGGGTTTGTTGAGAGATTCTATGCGAGATGAATAGGAAGAGAGGGCTTCCTTCCAGAGACTGAGACAAGCACACTCGAATTCCATAACCGTTTGCTTGCCTGCCGCCTTCTGGTGGGTTTCCCTTCCCGCTTTAATTTCTGCGTTTCTGGCAAGGATTTGGACTTGGGTTTGGTTATTCAATTCGAAATGGGCTCTTCATTCCATTCCCCAAGTGATCCGTTACCTCCTGTTGGACCGGACCCTTCTTACAGCTCTCGGCATGTAGGTAAAGTGTCCTCTCCCTGCCCCTGTATTTTCATACTTTGTGTTACTGGTTTATTGTATAATTCACAAATAAAATATGtacttacatttttttttttttaatctttctagACTTCTTATTTTAAAAGGGGCTTTTTAAATTTTCAGTACTTTTGGAGTCAAAAATTATTATAAATATATTATACacgatttttttttatgttttttgtcatattttacacatattattaaacaaattttttttttaaaatttaatatattaaaattaaaattaatgaataattaaatattttgtCTAACCTTTCAACAAACTATCTAACGAAATGTCCAAATAATACACGTACATATTTTTTCTCGTATTATATACGTTATGTATTTtattaattataaaaaatactttgAGAGTGAGACGGTGAGATTGATGCTTCCAACTTGAATGGGCTTTAACtttcatataaaaataaataaataaatctcggGGTTTAATTAGCCAAACCAAGTACGCTACCCAACTCAtaccataaaaaaataaaaactatgcTGTCTAACAAAAGTTGAGCCACTAAGAGGGAAATGTCCCTCTTTTTAACTTTTGAGAAGGAAAAGAGGAACACCTAAGAGAAAACATcgataaatccaaatccaaagtAAAGATGTTAATCAACTACTCTGGCATGACCAACAAAGTTGTTTTGATGACATATGTAATTGATAGAGTAACTTCCGTCATTATCTTTTGGTTAATTATAATGGTAATGCATTGTTGACTATGTGATTCTTCAATGTTTGTACGCAAGTTTGTCTTGGTCTTCATTGATCTTACTACTCTTTTGGTGCGGCCGGCGTCTTAAGCATCTACTATTTTGTTTGTTCATTCTGTTGGCTACTTGGTTTAGGGGTGTCTCAATAGTCTATATCTATTTCACGCACAATTCTTGGTTACGCCGGGCGTAACCTACGCCTTAAACATCAGTTAACGGAGGGGCATTCACGTCAATTCCATGTCAATGGTAAATGAGTTTTAACCGAGCCACCTCCCTCTCACATGCCATTCAATGggcctcatcttcttcttcgaaGACCTCGTGTCTGGGTTTAGGAATTCTACCGCTTCATCACAGCCATAGCCGTTGAGTACAATTGAGGACTACATAATTATCGAATTGAATGAACTCACAAGCATCTGGACCCGTTTATCGGAACGCGAAGAACCCGACTAGAACTCCCTCTTCCGGCAGCTTCCCGAGGTCTTCCTGGTGGCAAATGGTTCAGATTGACAGTGCAAATAAGACCTCGACACCGGTACCATCGACTGGATGAGGAGATTTGGATTTCGAAAGCTTCGAGTTTTTGCCGGCGAATGTTCTGCAAATTCAGGCGACTGTAGCCGAAATCGATGCTATATGAAGTATGAAAAACGATCTTCTCGTCGTGCTCTACGTCTTTCTATAATTGATTTTCAAATTTGGAAGAATGGGTATTTGGAGTGGTTTCGGCCACCAGCGAAATTCCGTTTCACGGCGGCTATATTGTCTGCCCTTGGTTGAATTCCAACCCTAGTCCACATTTAAAAATGGTTGGAGCTATGTCTCGATCAGTTCTTGAGGTTGAAAATGGTGATTGGGAAGTGTTAGGAAGTTGATTTAGCATATCTTATATATTAAGTTGTGATAATCTGTAAATATTTGTATCCCTTAATTGTAGATTGCTTCCCTAGAATATAGCTTAATTATAGGAGTAGATGACGTGAGGATAGGAATTACTTCCTGTATATGTACACAGCTGCATATCAATGAAATTCAATTCAGCCAAATCTTCtttctttcatggtatcagagcaggagtAAAATCTTGACTCTCTCTTGCCGCTGTGCTTTTCCTTCTCGTGCAGCAAAACTTCATTCTTCAATCTCCTAAATCATGGGAGAAGGATCAGATTCATCCAA
Coding sequences:
- the LOC112173161 gene encoding uncharacterized protein LOC112173161, giving the protein MEFECACLSLWKEALSSYSSRIESLNKPDLISLDDFYRNQLPPLLRHRNPNPHLTTSELSDLMRWKLTRGKWRPRLLDFVSALDESVVKLASEKAFGSLPDLSKAVSELTVLKGVGPATASAVLAAYAPDVAPFMSDEAMEAALGNSKDYSLKQYLLFADKLQKKAKELSAEGETFTPSDVERALWSCAVGAKLLSSQSDPDPKVTDETKNHKRKRKR
- the LOC112171820 gene encoding putative glycine-rich cell wall structural protein 1 isoform X2; protein product: MLGKVVFVLFLIITSTAAIGGGGGRGGGGDGASGGSGGGGGSRGGGGGASGGRGGGGGGASGGRGVGGGSGGGGGGTSGYVGDGGRGGGGGGTSGYVGGGERGGGGGGTSGYVGGGGRGGGGGHVSGDVGGGRGRGSGGTLGSAAAVLCYMTLQYLL
- the LOC112171820 gene encoding putative glycine-rich cell wall structural protein 1 isoform X1, with the protein product MHQCIMHMYTPISLFYLTAFSSMITILTAHQYSQAHHILNHPETLVRMLGKVVFVLFLIITSTAAIGGGGGRGGGGDGASGGSGGGGGSRGGGGGASGGRGGGGGGASGGRGVGGGSGGGGGGTSGYVGDGGRGGGGGGTSGYVGGGERGGGGGGTSGYVGGGGRGGGGGHVSGDVGGGRGRGSGGTLGSAAAVLCYMTLQYLL